The DNA window gcgtcgtggcgtcccGGCGTGTCGCGCCACCGCGGCGTCGTGGTGCGGCGGAGTCATGTTCGGCCGTAACAACGTCGGCGTCAGCaacgaggtggccggcggcaaccgagagagagagagagatcaagatcggagagagagagctaaagagggaggcggcggcggctctcaccccagagatgcggcggcggtggaggaggcggaggcggcgacgacgacgcgcgcgagacgacggcgagatacgatggcggcgtcggcgcgggaaTGCCCTTGGCAGTGGCGGcaaaggagaagccgagagagatcgatcggggcaaaaacttctaagtgttggtggagaagacgagggcacGCATCGggaaaatatatatacccctagatctttagtcccggttgatgagaacaaccgggagtaaagatatctttgctcCCGGTTGACAACCGGgagcaaagatatctttactcccggttgttctcatcaaccgggactaaagatattttcccacTATTTcgaaattctttttaaacccggttagggttaagaaccgggactactgataagcgcactgaatattaatttccattacatatgtgtttctaaaatagaaaataatgcattaaattatttaaagtcgaaaaattaatgacaattacttcaaaaaattattgttgtctgtagtaaattaagtggataaaacgtagtaagcaaatatatgatttaaaattaataaaaattctaataatcttatataattagcatatgaatgatattaaattaattgttaaaaactctaattaacatatgtaaatacatacgacatgcatgatttaaaattaataaaaattctaataatcttatataattagcatatgaatgatattaaattaattgttacaaactctaattaacatatgtaaatacatatgacatgcatgatttaaaattaataaaaattataataatcatatataattagcatatgaatgatattaaattaattgttacaaactctaattaacatatgtaaatacatacAACatgcataatttaaaattaataaaaattctaataatcatatataattagcatatgaatgatattaaattaattgttaaaaactctaattaacatatgtaaatacatacgacatgcatgatttaaaattaataaaaattctaatactcatatataattagcatatgaatgatattaaattaattgttaaaaactctaattaacatatgtaaatgccacatgcatgatttaaaacttttaaaaattgttaaaacctctaataatcgtgcgtaattaacatatgccatacaaaaattgatttatatggataatcagtacatccaaaatagtttatatcgtgtacacaataattacggcaatacatcggcggtgacggttgaccgcacgtactttctcctcactattgttccctccttatgatcgctacgtgagtaaggggtgtcttcatttgataggaggatgctagggtcaatcgtcaccgtgaaagggggttgcccatccaactgatcgtaatcctcgtcagtcttgtcctcaactccgacgatttttcttttgcctgggagaaccacgtgacgcttaggctcgtcaggccctctgcccttctttcctttgctagacatgtccttcacgtaaaagacttgcgttacatcattggcaaggacaaaaggttcgtccgagtatccaaccttgttaaggtcaaccgttgtcatcccactgtcatcaatcattacgcctccaccagtcaacctaacccattggcaccggaacagagggaccttgagaggaccgtagtcaagttcccatatgtcctcgatggcaccgtaatacatgccaattgttccatcgtgtcccatggcatcgatacgaacagcgctgttttggttcgtgctcttcatgtcttgggctctcgtgtagaatatgtacccattgatctcatatccctggaatgtcgcgatcgacccagacggtcccctcgccaggaaggcaatttgttggttgatcgtctcgttacccatgagatgttgtcgtagccacgcggggaaagtatcaatgtgatgccgtgtaatccatgcatcgaacttaccgatgtttctggcacgaactagagccaagtgctcctcgatgtaaagAGCTACCactgaagattgttgcagaaccgtgaaatgggctttacggaataaattgttgtctaccgtcattattgctttccttccgagagttccctttcctcatagtctcccttcatggcgtgattcaggtaccccgattgggcgaaagTATTCAATAAATTCtagcaaaattcgatgacctcctctattccataccccttggcgatacttccctctggacgagcacggttccgaacatacttcttcagaacgcccatgtacctctcgaaaggaaacatgttgcgtaggtacacaggcccgagaatattgatctctttgacaaggtgacaaagcagatgcgtcattatattgaaaaatgaaggtggaaatatcaactcaaaactgacaagacattgcaccacatcattctgaagggcttctaatctatccgaatcgatgaccttctgcaaAATTGcattcatgaatgcacatagctttgttattgttgcccggacattgtttggaaggataccccttattacaactagTAGCAGTtatgtcatcaacacgtgacagtcatgagactttaggtttgtgaacttcttctccttcgtgcttattatttgCTTGATATTCGTgtagtatccagacggtacctttatgctctccaagcattcaaacatattttccttctctgccttgctaagagtgtagctggctggattcaagtaatggcttcctttctcctttagTTCCAGGTGAAGGttgccgcgttgttccatatgcttcagatcattatgtgcttccagtgtatctttcgactttccgtacacacctaggaagccaagaaggtttacacaaagattcttagtgaggtgcatcacgtcgattgcgtggcggacgtccaagaattcccaatagggtaactcccaaaatatagagttctttttccacatcgcgcttgaccatcttcgctctctataggctggcttccaggcccctttccgaacactaatttaagatctttaaccatagcaaacactgttttcccgctgcgatgtttaggcttcgtacggtggtccgccttatgttcaaagtacttgcctttcttccgtaccaggtggtttgctgcaaggaatcgacgatgacccatgtatacaaccttcctacagtgcttaagatacgtactttctgttttatccatacagtgagtgcaagacttgtaccccttgttggactgtccggataggttgctaagtgcaggccaatcgttgatggttacgaacagcagcgctcgtaggttaaactcctcctatttgtcctcgtcccacacggggacaccttccttcttccacaacagtttaagatcttcgaccagtggtcttaggtacacatcgatgtcgttaccaggttggggtcttgaataataatcggcatcattatgtacttcctcttcatgcatagccaggggggaggttgtagatacacatcgtaacgggccaagtgctatggccgctgctcatctctccaaaaggattcatgccatccgtactcaaaccaaaccgtatgtttcgtgcgtcctttccaaattctttaaattttctatcgatgtttcgccactgcgaaccatcggcggggtgtctcagcatcccgtcctgttgacgctcttcagcgtgccatcgcatcattctagcattccccttgttcctgaacaaacgccttagccgtggtattatagggaaataccacatcaccttagcaggaattctcttctttgttagctgcccgtcaacttctcctggatcgtctcatctaatcttgtatcatagtgctttgcaaacagggcatgcttctaggttctagtactcctcaccgcgatataggatacaatcattcggacatgcgtgaatcttctgaacttccagtcctagagggcagactatcttcttagcctcgtatgttgtctcgggcaatttgtttccctccggaagaatgttcttgacgagtttcaataaatcgccaaatgccttgtcactaacaccattttttgccttccattgcaagaactccagagttgtatccaactttttgtgcccatgctcgcaacctgggtacaacaacgttctgtggtcctctaacatcttgtccaatttatgggcccccttttcacttttgcagtcctccttggcgtcctgcaacatctgaccaagatcatccgcaacgtcgttaccatcaacatccctttcctcctcgcccgtttgatttccttcaaatccaacgtactgagcaaagtccggaatattgtcgtcttccacttcatcttcttccatttcaacaccttgctctccgtgggatgtccaacaattatagcttggcatgaaccccgactcaaacaagtggaaatgaatagtcctggatgcagaatactccttctgattcttacacttattgcatggacaacaaataaaacccttatgcctgttagcttcggccactctcaaaaaataatgcacgccgtcaataaactctttggaccgccggtcagggtacatccattgccgatccatctacatgacatgaaaaaaagtcgtacacaaataattattcttacaataatgatagtcatacaataattataaaataattacaaactctttcaacagtcatacaataatgacatatcattattcatttaaaaatcataaaatattacaccaaataattcttatttactatttctaatgttttaaactaatattaatgtgttttacttcttttagttttcattttagtttgttttctattatttaagattaactttcactatattttccttctcaactattttataaaaccttctttagcaaatcaactaaatttctatatattttttcttccccacacaaattttctctctcatcaacttacaactaaattttggagacaaaaaagtgtgtaaaacatagctccaaatgtaatatgacaaaaaaacattggaggatgaacttgcaaaccttttaggcacctccgatttgtatgtaatcaccaaaattaattcactagaaattttggcatgacctcccatcttttttaagaaattttgaagcttgctcgggcagctggaggaggaagaagacatatatataggggtgggactttagtaccaaccgggactaaagatcctggggggcctgacaggccctgacagcatttgaaccgggactaaagatgatctaccaatcgggactaaagatcccgggggggcctgacaggccctgacaacatttgaaccgggactaaagatgatcatctttagtcccggttaaaaagggtaacgggcatatttgatctttagccccggtttttattgcatccgggactattgtggaattcggccgaccgatgaaagatggtttctccaccagtgaaagTGTGAGTTGTACGTATCATCATGGCAATATACGATACATTGGACACGCGGATACGTGCAAAAGTTTCATTCGAAATAGATATATCCATTTGTTCCATATGCGCGTCATTAGAAAAAACTCATTTGGAAACAAGTGGAAATTTGTGGAGTTACgcagatgagaaaaaaaaaatatacacacacAGAGCAATGGGAAAAATGGGAATTAAATCATGGGGCCCACACTGGCCAGTGTCACGCGAGAAAATGGATATTTTGCCATCCTCAAAACACGGTTTCGCTGGAATACCATCTCAAAAACGCGATTTGTTAAAATGCCAATATGGACCGCGCGACCACAGCCACTTTGCTATTTTCtccattttctctcttttctccatTTTCAATTTCATTTTCGCTAGAGTAGAGCTTGATGAGACGATTTTGCCCCTGCTCGCCGGCTAAAAGGGGATCGAGATCTCGCGAGCTACTGGCCATGGCTCgacgcgccgcagccgccgacgGAGAgtcccgtcgccgccttgccgctcctcatcctcctcgtcttTCTCCTCTCAACTTCACTCGGTATGGTCACCACACCGGTGCGAGAAACTCGATGTTGGTTTCTTCGCATTCCAGGTTTGTGGCTCGCGTACTGTTGTGTTTGCAGGGGCGTGCAGTTCGGCGAGCAAGAGGGGCGGCGACAGGCGACAGCGGCGGTGCGGTAGCGGATGAGGCGTACTACTCCAGCTGGGAATcggcagtggcggtggtggtggcggggcgACGAAGGCTAATCCGGCcagggtcgtcgccgccgacatgCCGGAGCCGGTGCGGTGGCTGCCACCCAAGCTTGTTCTTCCCGGCTGCGTCGCCATTGCTGCACGGACAAGGTTTAGCTGCTACCTAGCTGGAGCAAGAGCCATCGACAATACTGCAGCCAAGAAGGACATTGCTGAGAAGATCAATCACGCAGGCTTCGGCTTCGATGGGTTGGTGTATGTAACGTTGAGTTCTTGGAGATTGAACAAGGGCagagagatgttaatgctgccattttgtttttcctcctcctctctttctatttatttttttttctgttgtttgTTCTTCccttgcattttttttgggtgatttCCCTGCTAATTTGTTCCATCTTCGCCATGAACTTTGTATTTGCTCGTAGCGCACATCATTGTCTTGCTCCGTTCAATTCTTACTATTTAAACATCTTTTAGTAGATGAACAATGAAAAACTTCTCCTACTTCTATCTTCAGCTCTGATGCGTGTTAGTGTTCTTGTGGCTAGTGTACCCGTGCATGCACATTTCAGTACTACAGTATTTCACACAACAATGGACCAGCGATGcaggtgatggtggtggcggcgcttaCCGACGGGCAGAGAAGCCAGCAACTAGCTGAAATGGCTCAACCAGCTCGATGCACAACGGTTTTCAACATCCAACCGAAGGGGCAATATCATCTCATCAAGGCACATTTCAGCGAAAATGAAAtcaaaaatggagaaaatggcAAAGTAGATGTGGTCGCGTGGTCCATATTGGCATTTTAACGAATCGTGTTTTTGGGATGGCATTTTAGTGAAACCGCGTTTCGAGAATGAccaaatgtccattttctcgtGTCGcgctgttaacgaccaaatttggtaatctaagtatcggagatgaagaaggaaTCGAAACGGAGTTCGAGATGGAGATCGTCCCAGAAACAGAGTAAAGTCGGCTGAAAtccgaatcggctgcgatcAGGATCGGCAGTCCGAGTTGgatagggttagccgattgagttGAATCTGACAATGTGGCACGATATACGTTGTCGGGTTAGGTTAACGAGCTTCATGAGGATTGTcgtgcatggatagagtcctgagaaggcaattgtatctattaattaggatattttatgtaatttccttagagatatgtttaggcaaaagtctgccacaaagacttatgatatcttagagtttgttagagataagagtcgtgtccgatatggacatattttgtaatctcgggtataaatagaccccgagccccatgtaatcaaactaacacacgttcaatacaatctcggcgcatcgccacccttttaacttttgttttgtttcaacgagttcttgctttcgggttgagctgcatcggtttcgatcttcaacaagaggtaaaacttgttatggtggcttgcgttctcaggattagtgcttccatctttatgatactctaatcttatttatgtaatttgtcgagttatcatatatcttacataatttCCGGCAACATCCCTATCTAACCGTCAATCGGCTAACGTCTGGtactagaaggcagccgattaggttaaatactgatgttgacttagattatataagatatctactactctatgaaacatccaacggcttgattgtctagaaattgtccttctttttatacttatagctgcatcagttaggtttgatcttataagtcgtgattagaatctcaatctctagcctgctttttgttgccaattagggtagtatcggggtttcagccgattttacctgatttagctttatatttCATTATGTTAGGATATCATTACAATAAAATATGTTAGGCTTCTGTTTAAtgtattttacttgctttaatatcgagtagtatcggagtattagccgatacgtgctagatctatctgatcggttatgctatgaatatatatagtcttgttgttaatatatatttcgatctaagtgatttatactgtctcggcatggcgaccgatctatcccaatcacttgatttaaatatatatcgacataaggactatatattattaatatctacagccgatcgagtagatttagttcttccgTACTTATTAACatttgccgatcgattcacatatgacatcggctcagatataaatgatatgtcattggtaattagccgatcggctatcgtttatggatttaaccgtggttactgtctttgtttcttgttgattgcaggatcaaatcaactggcacgctcatacacctaaaggcaagcttttggacctgcattggagttaagcagatctcccaggcctcgtgtttttacatcaacacgcGCTGGGATGAGACTCCTCTGACTTTGTGTAGTACAACTGCAAACTGCACAAAGGTTGTGTTTAAATCTacgggtgaaaagttttggtgcatcacatcggatatacgtgCACATTagacgtagactaataacaaaacaaattatagaatccgtctgtaaactgcgagacgaatttattaagcctaattaatccgtcattagcaaatgtttacagTAGCAcgatattgtcaaatcatgaagcaattaggcttaaaagatttatctcacaatttacacgtaatctatttaagtagtttttttatatttaatactccacgTATATATCTAAACAGTCGATGGGCAAAGTCACCGGATATCCGTGGCGGTGCGTGGAACAGTTGGGCCCTTCCCAATTTCCATTCACCCTttcgccgcggcggcagcggccggcagCCGAGCCGCGATCGAAAGCACCACCACGATGATGGCCGCAGCGAGAACGGCGTTCGTCTCCGGCGACCTACTTCCACTCAACGTCTCCTCCTCGGCGTCAAATCCCCACCCTGGCAAAAACCCAAGGTATCACCAAATCCATCTCGTTCGGTTctgggcgccgtcgccggccgcgagATCCACAGTCCATACCTACCACCAGGCAAGCCTCCTCTGCTATCTAGTGATATTTTCCGCCATATTGAAAAACATCACCCGAAAAATCCAACATATGTACTATTGCTCAGATTTAGTGATAATATTGATATGCAGTTCAGATAGCTAGTACATATTTGCAGTTTAAAGATAATATTATTAGTACATTATTGTTCCAGTGCATTGTGAAACATACTTCTCACAAGAAGAACTATGATAGATTACCAAAGTAGTTACAAAATATGATGTGCATAGATTGCGATGGATTTTCTTGTGCTCAGTATCCCACCTATTTCATCTTGGACCAGATAGAATCGATGCAGAGGGTGGAGCTGAATATGTGGATGGGTTGTCTTGAGCAGATATCACTGAATTTGCATTGGCAAAGCTGTAATCTAGGCAATTTTCCACGCTCACTGCGCCTTCCAATACCTTGACAACCATCGACATCGAAGGCCTTCTGCTGCTCTCATTTTGCAAGCACCACATTGCGAGCTTCAACATTTTAATCACTTCCTCCTGGTGGTGTGAGACCATATCAGTACTTTTCTTATCAATTATATCGATCAATACATTGTCTTTAGCCTTCTCTCGCAATAAATTGATGAGCTGAACGCTTTCCTCTGGCTGCGAAATATCGATATTTTTCCTTCCGCATATTATTTCCAGGAGAACAACTCCAAAGCTGTAGACGTCAACTTTTTCAGTGATCTGTGATGTTAGCCATTCAGGTGCCAAATATCCAGGCGTGCCTCTCATCACAGTCACTACTTTACTTTGATCCCTGTCTATTAGCTTGGAAAGTCCAAAATCAGCCAGTTTGGCATTGAATTTCTCGTCTAAGAGAATGTTTTGTGGTTTGATATCCAAATGAGCAATTTTTCGCCTGCATTCCTCATGAAGATAACATAAACCCTTGGCAATATCCATAATGATCCTACACCTTGTGCACCAATCAAGAGGATCATTGTTGTAGCGGTAATATATCCACCTATCAAGTGACCCTCTTGGCATATATTCATATACAAGAAGCCGATTTGACTTCTCTGCACAAAATCCTATCAGCCTGACAAGATTGATGTGCTCAATGCTGCCAATAGTCTCAACCTCTGCCAAGAATTCTTTCTTTCCTTGTTTAGCACTTTCTAGTCGTTTAACTGCAACTCTCTCCTCACCTATTTCTCCTTCAAAGACTGATCCAAATCCACCTTCACCGAGCTTTTTACTGAAATCTTTGGTGCATTCTCTCAACTTTTCATATGAAAACCTCACTGGCATTCCAGGCAATggctcaaaatcaatttcttCATCTATCTCTTGATACTTCCTCCTTTGCACATAAAGGGTGATAACTGTGATAGCCAGTACAAGGATAAGAATTGCTGAAATTGTTGCACCTAAAATTGCCTTTGTTTTGTTTGCTGtggaagcagaagcagaaggaCTAAGCTGCACCTTGAGGTAAGCAGAGGAGTTGTAATGAAGGGCTTCAGGTTGTATCGTTTGCAACGAGAAGACCTCCGATACCGAGAAGCATGTGCCATCAGAATCATTCTGGCCATACCTGAACATAACGGCCCTGCAGGAGCAATTCTTCAAGCAGGATTGCTTACAGTCATCTCTGTTTGTTGCATTCAGGATGGTGTGGCTGACATCGAAGTATGAAGCATCAGTAAGGGCCAAGAGCTGATGGCTTCGCATTTCTTGACAAGAGATTGGTGTCAGTGGTGAGCAACCAAGATTTGCCTTTCGCTCGTCGACCGGCTTGAAGTAGCTTAAACTAGAATTACTCTGAAGGGGACAGGTACATTGCCCACCTGTGCATATCCCGTATTTTCCGCACGCCATTGGGAAAGCACAATCATCAGGGAATACCTTGATTACATCAGACACGACTGTCCACTTTGCTCCTGTATTAGACCATTCATACAGCCTCAAGTGCCCATCAAACTCTAACCTCATATACTGGGTGGAGCTGGCTTGTGGCAGTGAGATATTGCTTGGCTGAGTGGACTGCACAAATATGCTAAGGCTGCCATTGGTGAAGGTAACCTTGGTTGGATCTTTTCCACTCTTGTTTGTGTTCACTGAATGAGAATAGTAGAGCTGTGGTGGTGTGGATTCAACATAAGCAAACAATCCATCTGGTTGAACAGCCATATACACCCGATTCTCAGTCGAATTTGTTGTAGTGCTGTTTGCTCTGAGCTTCATGCCTTCCATCAGTGACTGCCCAGGAAGGAGTGTGTCAGTCGGATGATCAAATGACTGCCACACCGTCACATTCCTCTGATCAAACAGCACAAGATTGCCGGTGTCAGTGATCTCCATGCCAGCCACAGACCGGCCCGAGCTGCCGCTTGACCAGACGAGGctaccatcagcatcactgagGACCAGGTTGCCATTGTAAGTGAGCTCGAGGGTGGCATTCTCCCGGACGGGGCGAGCCCGGTT is part of the Oryza glaberrima chromosome 4, OglaRS2, whole genome shotgun sequence genome and encodes:
- the LOC127769851 gene encoding G-type lectin S-receptor-like serine/threonine-protein kinase SD2-5; this translates as MVRPFCRSPHQLHHCHADISSHPSTMLPANFFFFILVIVIIALATIAPPVSAERYDYSTANLSTRWVNNAAALQHSVGYSDGSAVRAIVLRSPKTFYGPSYAAGFFCSPPCDAFLFAVYIVYTNSGAGITMTTTGIPQVVWSANRARPVRENATLELTYNGNLVLSDADGSLVWSSGSSGRSVAGMEITDTGNLVLFDQRNVTVWQSFDHPTDTLLPGQSLMEGMKLRANSTTTNSTENRVYMAVQPDGLFAYVESTPPQLYYSHSVNTNKSGKDPTKVTFTNGSLSIFVQSTQPSNISLPQASSTQYMRLEFDGHLRLYEWSNTGAKWTVVSDVIKVFPDDCAFPMACGKYGICTGGQCTCPLQSNSSLSYFKPVDERKANLGCSPLTPISCQEMRSHQLLALTDASYFDVSHTILNATNRDDCKQSCLKNCSCRAVMFRYGQNDSDGTCFSVSEVFSLQTIQPEALHYNSSAYLKVQLSPSASASTANKTKAILGATISAILILVLAITVITLYVQRRKYQEIDEEIDFEPLPGMPVRFSYEKLRECTKDFSKKLGEGGFGSVFEGEIGEERVAVKRLESAKQGKKEFLAEVETIGSIEHINLVRLIGFCAEKSNRLLVYEYMPRGSLDRWIYYRYNNDPLDWCTRCRIIMDIAKGLCYLHEECRRKIAHLDIKPQNILLDEKFNAKLADFGLSKLIDRDQSKVVTVMRGTPGYLAPEWLTSQITEKVDVYSFGVVLLEIICGRKNIDISQPEESVQLINLLREKAKDNVLIDIIDKKSTDMVSHHQEEVIKMLKLAMWCLQNESSRRPSMSMVVKVLEGAVSVENCLDYSFANANSVISAQDNPSTYSAPPSASILSGPR